From a region of the Leptospira kmetyi serovar Malaysia str. Bejo-Iso9 genome:
- a CDS encoding RecQ family ATP-dependent DNA helicase: protein MTSLSSLKTLFGISSFRTSQEKIISDVLSGKNCLVIMPTGMGKSICYQLPALALDGLTVVLSPLIALMQDQVVKLKRLGIDAAFINSSLSKQDRLQSYENLKQGKYKIVYVSPERFRKKEFIDSLKDRKVSLLAIDEAHCISQWGHDFRPDYTKIAEFRNILKNPTTIALTATATLEIQKDVILQMGLSESEIEVYNEGICRPNLFLDVQTFVDEPSKSDAVLELLKKQKKSTIVYFNLIQSLEKFSEKLDVQKISHKVYHGKLNPDQRKKIQNQFLKSEDTILLATNAFGMGVDKPNIRTIIHAELPSSLEGYYQEIGRAGRDGESSDCHVFYNQDDLTVLMDFIEWQNPDAVFISRVYKTMEQLGEKLSSIEYDELQSKIVHKNRGDHRLQTVLNLFERHGVTSGDLEKNSLRLEAPLPEELKSVELLEQKKKTSLKRLYQMLLYLKSEKCRREFVYEYFDAKFNGCDNCDVCKRI from the coding sequence ATGACTTCCCTTTCTTCTCTCAAAACTCTTTTCGGAATTTCATCGTTTCGAACTTCCCAAGAGAAGATCATTTCGGACGTTCTTTCAGGTAAGAATTGTCTGGTCATCATGCCGACCGGTATGGGCAAGTCGATTTGTTATCAGCTGCCCGCGCTCGCCTTGGACGGTTTGACCGTTGTCTTGTCTCCTTTGATCGCTTTGATGCAGGATCAGGTTGTGAAATTGAAACGTCTCGGAATCGACGCGGCTTTTATCAATTCTTCCCTTTCCAAACAGGATCGTTTGCAGAGTTACGAAAACTTAAAACAAGGAAAATACAAAATCGTCTACGTTTCCCCGGAAAGATTCCGCAAGAAAGAATTTATTGATTCGCTGAAGGATCGGAAAGTTTCTCTTCTTGCGATCGACGAGGCTCATTGTATCAGTCAATGGGGTCACGATTTCAGACCGGACTATACGAAGATCGCCGAATTTCGAAACATTCTTAAAAATCCGACCACGATCGCGTTAACCGCAACCGCAACTCTTGAAATTCAGAAGGACGTGATTCTTCAGATGGGTTTAAGCGAATCCGAGATCGAGGTTTACAACGAAGGAATATGCCGTCCGAATCTTTTCCTGGACGTTCAGACTTTTGTCGACGAACCTTCCAAGTCGGATGCGGTTCTTGAACTTTTAAAAAAACAAAAGAAGAGCACGATCGTTTACTTCAATCTCATACAAAGTCTAGAAAAGTTCAGCGAAAAACTCGACGTTCAAAAAATTTCCCACAAAGTATATCACGGAAAACTCAACCCCGATCAAAGAAAGAAAATTCAAAATCAATTCTTAAAATCGGAGGATACGATTCTTCTCGCGACGAACGCTTTCGGAATGGGAGTCGATAAACCGAACATTCGAACGATCATACACGCGGAACTTCCTTCTTCTTTGGAAGGTTATTATCAGGAGATCGGGCGCGCGGGAAGGGACGGCGAGTCTTCGGATTGTCACGTGTTTTACAATCAGGACGATCTTACGGTTCTGATGGATTTTATCGAATGGCAAAATCCGGACGCCGTTTTTATCTCACGCGTGTATAAGACGATGGAACAACTCGGTGAAAAACTTTCCTCGATCGAATACGACGAACTTCAATCTAAGATCGTCCATAAAAATCGCGGAGATCATAGACTGCAAACGGTTCTCAACTTGTTTGAAAGACACGGAGTTACTTCGGGCGATTTGGAAAAGAATTCTTTGAGGTTGGAAGCTCCGTTGCCGGAAGAATTGAAGTCCGTCGAACTCTTGGAACAAAAAAAGAAAACGAGTCTCAAACGTTTGTATCAGATGCTTCTTTATCTTAAATCGGAAAAATGCAGAAGGGAATTCGTCTACGAATATTTCGACGCGAAATTCAACGGATGCGATAACTGCGACGTTTGTAAAAGAATCTGA